A stretch of Paludisphaera borealis DNA encodes these proteins:
- a CDS encoding OprO/OprP family phosphate-selective porin, which translates to MFAFSLASVLAALGPNARSQDVPPTPAPAAPMTVEQLAQRLMVMEEMNRKLASELARTTRAHEQEMRQLREKIGELSGRPADAGEEASSNAEVAIPGPMRNDARAADTDPDTPVPDYTEGQFDPFTAAPGYAPTNAAESRRLPLKGTFGPGFQWQTEDEEFRLQVHYESQIEARIWAQSDQVPANGGIFLPRQRIFFNGNITKAIEYELAINRGFGAFNLLNAFVNLHFDDRFEVRIGRFFTPLPYDQYAISNYWLPTPERSLFTTNLSLNRQFGMMGWGYLFDKRLDYAAGVFNGSRNSFESLSNSADFVGYLNARPFQESESLKFARFWNIGSSVAYGYQNQAAVPQSFRIAGGSPNADVPGPGTTPFLILNRDVVERGERLLGSVHSAYFYKGLSLIGEWQYGYGGYASANRPSPVRVPFSGFYLTGGYFLTGEHVDRRARLKPLRPVFPTSKGERRGVGAWEVVGRYSDLRLGEQIFTGGFADPSLWSNQADTTEIGLNWYLNEYLKVYMFWLHGEFGDPVQYRPGGLQKSADMFWMRFQLYF; encoded by the coding sequence ATGTTTGCGTTCAGCCTGGCGAGCGTCCTGGCCGCGCTCGGGCCGAACGCGCGGTCGCAGGACGTCCCTCCCACGCCCGCACCCGCCGCGCCGATGACCGTCGAACAGCTCGCCCAGCGGCTCATGGTGATGGAAGAGATGAACCGGAAGCTCGCGAGCGAGCTGGCGCGGACCACGCGCGCACACGAGCAGGAGATGAGGCAGCTCCGCGAGAAGATCGGTGAACTGTCGGGGAGGCCGGCGGACGCGGGCGAGGAGGCCAGCTCAAACGCCGAGGTCGCCATCCCGGGACCGATGAGGAACGACGCGAGGGCGGCCGATACCGACCCCGATACGCCGGTCCCGGACTACACCGAGGGCCAGTTCGATCCGTTCACCGCCGCGCCGGGATACGCGCCCACGAACGCCGCCGAATCCAGGAGGCTGCCGCTGAAGGGTACGTTCGGCCCCGGGTTCCAGTGGCAGACCGAGGACGAGGAATTCCGGCTCCAGGTCCATTACGAGTCCCAGATCGAGGCCCGGATCTGGGCGCAGAGCGATCAGGTCCCGGCCAACGGCGGCATCTTCCTGCCCCGCCAGCGGATCTTCTTCAACGGCAACATCACCAAGGCGATCGAGTACGAGCTGGCGATCAACCGCGGCTTCGGCGCTTTCAACTTGCTGAACGCCTTCGTCAATCTCCACTTCGACGACCGCTTCGAGGTCCGGATCGGCCGGTTCTTCACGCCGCTCCCCTACGACCAGTACGCGATCTCGAATTACTGGCTGCCGACTCCGGAGCGGTCGCTGTTCACGACCAACCTGTCGCTGAACCGGCAGTTCGGGATGATGGGATGGGGCTATCTGTTCGACAAGCGGCTCGACTATGCGGCGGGCGTCTTCAACGGCTCGCGGAACTCGTTCGAGAGCCTCTCCAACTCCGCGGATTTCGTCGGTTACCTCAATGCGCGGCCGTTCCAGGAATCAGAAAGCCTGAAGTTCGCCAGGTTCTGGAACATCGGCAGTTCGGTCGCGTACGGATACCAGAACCAGGCGGCGGTGCCCCAGTCGTTCCGGATCGCCGGCGGCTCGCCGAACGCGGACGTCCCCGGGCCTGGGACGACGCCGTTCCTGATCTTGAACCGCGACGTCGTCGAGCGCGGCGAGCGACTGCTCGGTTCGGTCCACTCGGCCTACTTTTATAAAGGGCTGTCTCTGATCGGCGAGTGGCAGTACGGTTACGGCGGGTATGCGTCGGCGAACCGGCCGAGCCCGGTGCGGGTGCCGTTCTCGGGGTTCTACTTGACAGGAGGCTACTTCTTGACGGGCGAGCACGTCGACCGCAGGGCGCGGCTCAAGCCGCTGCGGCCGGTGTTCCCGACGTCGAAGGGCGAGCGCCGCGGCGTGGGCGCCTGGGAAGTCGTCGGCCGATACAGCGACCTGCGGCTCGGCGAGCAGATCTTCACCGGCGGTTTCGCCGATCCGAGTCTCTGGTCCAATCAGGCGGACACGACCGAGATCGGCCTCAACTGGTACTTGAATGAATATCTCAAGGTCTATATGTTCTGGCTCCACGGCGAATTCGGCGACCCGGTCCAGTATCGCCCCGGCGGCCTTCAGAAGAGCGCCGATATGTTCTGGATGAGGTTCCAGCTCTATTTTTGA
- a CDS encoding carbonic anhydrase, whose protein sequence is MRSPNSPSRRRFVQQVGLAAGVALSSGSTDLKAAAQPAPDPDAVLALLREGNKRFASGQTSLLTRRRPSDFAAMAEGQAPVAAIIGCADSRVAPELIFDQGAGDLFVVRIAGNVVDGAGAVVKGSIEFAVAELGVRVVMVLGHSKCGAVKAAIQHVDARDSLPGSIDGLVELIKPAVADAAGASGDKLENVTKANVLRSVAKLKTAGPIVPELVRAGKVKIVGAVYDLATGVVEVFG, encoded by the coding sequence ATGCGATCCCCGAATTCCCCGTCTCGACGCCGGTTCGTACAGCAAGTGGGCCTGGCGGCCGGCGTCGCGCTCTCATCGGGTTCCACCGACTTGAAGGCGGCGGCGCAACCGGCCCCCGACCCCGACGCCGTGCTCGCCCTTCTGCGGGAGGGCAACAAGCGGTTCGCCTCGGGTCAGACTTCGCTCCTCACCCGGCGGCGGCCGAGCGACTTCGCGGCGATGGCCGAGGGCCAGGCGCCGGTCGCCGCGATCATCGGCTGCGCCGATTCGCGGGTCGCGCCCGAGCTGATCTTCGACCAGGGGGCGGGCGACCTCTTCGTGGTCCGGATCGCGGGCAACGTCGTCGACGGCGCGGGGGCGGTCGTGAAGGGGAGCATCGAGTTCGCGGTGGCCGAGCTGGGCGTCCGGGTCGTCATGGTGCTGGGCCATAGTAAGTGCGGCGCGGTCAAGGCCGCCATCCAGCACGTCGACGCCCGCGACTCCCTTCCCGGCTCGATCGACGGTCTGGTCGAACTTATCAAGCCGGCCGTCGCCGACGCCGCGGGCGCATCGGGCGACAAGCTTGAGAACGTCACCAAGGCCAACGTCCTGCGATCCGTCGCCAAGCTCAAGACCGCCGGGCCGATCGTCCCCGAGCTGGTCAGGGCCGGGAAGGTGAAGATCGTCGGCGCCGTGTACGACCTGGCCACCGGCGTGGTCGAAGTGTTCGGTTGA
- a CDS encoding urease subunit gamma produces MHLTPQERDKLLIFTAAQVAAARKARGLKLNVPEATAYITAQLLELARDGKSVDEIMSAGCEILGRNDVMEGVPEMIHSIQVEPTFPDGSKLVTVHEPIR; encoded by the coding sequence ATGCACTTGACACCGCAAGAACGCGACAAATTGCTGATCTTCACGGCCGCCCAGGTCGCCGCGGCGCGCAAGGCGCGGGGGCTGAAGCTCAACGTCCCCGAGGCCACGGCGTACATCACGGCTCAACTGCTGGAGCTGGCGCGCGACGGCAAGTCGGTCGACGAGATCATGAGCGCCGGCTGCGAGATCCTCGGCCGCAACGACGTGATGGAAGGCGTCCCGGAGATGATCCACTCGATCCAGGTCGAGCCGACGTTCCCCGACGGCAGCAAGCTGGTCACGGTCCACGAGCCGATCCGCTGA
- a CDS encoding urease subunit beta — MIPGEYFFDGDDIELNPGRPNITITVNNTGDRPVQVGAHYHFFETNRELVFDREKAYGMHLDLPSGTAVRFEPGDVKDVQLVAYGGRRVVYGFNGLVMGRLDDPYTRQMSIKRCMDQKYGHKPQK, encoded by the coding sequence ATGATTCCGGGCGAGTATTTCTTCGACGGCGACGACATCGAGCTCAATCCGGGCCGGCCGAACATCACGATCACGGTCAACAACACCGGCGACCGTCCGGTGCAGGTCGGCGCGCACTACCACTTCTTCGAGACGAATCGCGAGCTGGTCTTCGACCGCGAGAAGGCGTATGGGATGCACCTCGACCTGCCGAGCGGCACCGCGGTGCGGTTCGAGCCCGGCGACGTCAAGGACGTCCAGCTCGTCGCTTACGGCGGCCGACGGGTGGTGTACGGGTTCAACGGCCTGGTGATGGGCCGCCTCGACGATCCTTACACGCGCCAGATGAGCATCAAGCGGTGCATGGACCAGAAGTACGGCCACAAGCCCCAGAAATGA
- a CDS encoding urease accessory protein UreF gives MNLSLLQIADSALPISGYTHSWGLEAAIARGLVHDPESLERWTRHWLRTSLGPFEGVLAASGCRSARAGSPAELRALNNLADASIMPPSTRRASREMGEQLLALGTTWAWCSGGLAPFVEPAREGEEPPRWHHPVAFGLLGALAGGEPEDVLTVYLHQAVMGMVGAGVRAVPVGHTHGQQILAYLHGDIRTMAADLVNRAPETAGGGCPFYEILCDEQTRLYARMFRS, from the coding sequence ATGAACCTTTCCCTGCTCCAGATCGCCGACTCGGCGCTGCCGATCAGCGGCTACACTCACTCGTGGGGCCTCGAAGCGGCGATCGCCCGCGGCCTGGTCCACGACCCCGAGAGCCTGGAGCGCTGGACCCGACACTGGCTCCGGACGTCGCTGGGCCCCTTCGAGGGGGTCCTGGCGGCTTCCGGCTGCCGGTCCGCCCGCGCGGGGAGCCCCGCCGAGCTGCGCGCGTTGAACAACCTGGCCGACGCCTCGATCATGCCTCCCTCGACCCGCCGCGCCAGCCGCGAGATGGGGGAGCAGCTCCTCGCCCTGGGGACGACCTGGGCGTGGTGCTCCGGAGGCCTCGCGCCATTCGTGGAACCCGCCCGAGAGGGTGAGGAACCGCCCAGGTGGCACCATCCGGTCGCCTTCGGCCTGCTCGGCGCCCTGGCCGGCGGCGAGCCCGAGGACGTCCTGACGGTCTACCTGCACCAGGCGGTAATGGGTATGGTGGGGGCTGGGGTCCGGGCCGTCCCCGTCGGCCACACCCACGGCCAACAGATCCTGGCCTACCTCCACGGCGACATCCGAACCATGGCCGCGGACCTCGTCAACCGCGCCCCGGAAACCGCCGGCGGCGGTTGCCCGTTTTATGAGATTCTCTGCGATGAACAGACTCGACTCTACGCACGCATGTTCCGTTCTTGA
- the ureG gene encoding urease accessory protein UreG encodes MGRPGPARYAGPTRKVFTLGVAGPVGSGKTALVEALCRALWPEINLAVITNDIYTHEDAEFLSRSGVLPVERIVGVQTGGCPHTAIRDDASANLSAVANFQRQFPDLKLVVVESGGDNLTAVFSRELADRFIFVIDVAEGDKIPRKGGPGICSSDLLIINKTDLAPHVGADLAVMDRDARKMRGERPFMMVSIRKKEGVEEVVQWVREQLASHGKSS; translated from the coding sequence ATGGGGAGGCCCGGCCCGGCCCGCTACGCGGGGCCGACGCGCAAGGTCTTCACCCTCGGCGTCGCCGGGCCGGTCGGCTCGGGCAAGACGGCGCTGGTCGAGGCGCTCTGCCGGGCCCTCTGGCCCGAGATCAACCTCGCCGTCATCACCAACGACATCTACACCCACGAGGACGCCGAGTTCCTCTCGCGCAGCGGGGTGCTGCCGGTGGAGCGGATCGTCGGCGTCCAGACCGGCGGCTGCCCGCACACCGCCATCCGCGACGACGCCAGCGCCAACCTGAGCGCCGTGGCCAACTTCCAGCGCCAGTTCCCCGACCTGAAGCTGGTCGTGGTCGAATCCGGCGGCGACAACCTCACGGCCGTCTTCTCGCGCGAGCTGGCCGATCGCTTCATTTTCGTCATCGATGTTGCTGAAGGGGACAAGATCCCCCGCAAGGGGGGGCCGGGAATTTGCTCCAGCGACCTGTTGATCATCAACAAGACGGACCTGGCGCCGCACGTGGGAGCCGACCTGGCGGTGATGGATCGCGACGCCCGGAAGATGCGGGGCGAGCGACCGTTCATGATGGTGAGCATCCGCAAGAAAGAAGGCGTCGAGGAGGTGGTCCAGTGGGTGCGCGAGCAACTCGCATCACACGGGAAGAGTTCCTGA
- a CDS encoding urease accessory protein UreD, with protein sequence MGARATRITREEFLTPPEFLGLESIHNPAARVGGARIELIRTGDETRLGTRYQQIPMRIFPPFAFPTEPAALLYLINLTGGLMDGDAHLVELTARAGARALVTGQSASRIHPALDSYSTQQWAVTVEDDACLVVMPGPAIPFQGCRYYQRARVELAPRARLVWGDVWLPGRYDRGVLSERFQFDRIVQDLEVRREGRLIYRDRFRWDGPWTDEEAHWYFGGNLATANLIIAGPTPETDALPAAGPGLLRSVFPLDVDVTCVRWCGPPTAVTTDLANVALRVAGYWTDGPGGRPWLVESGGLAPNHWFSPPAG encoded by the coding sequence GTGGGTGCGCGAGCAACTCGCATCACACGGGAAGAGTTCCTGACGCCCCCCGAATTCCTCGGGCTTGAGTCGATCCACAACCCCGCCGCCCGCGTGGGCGGCGCGCGGATCGAGCTGATCCGCACCGGCGACGAGACCCGCCTGGGCACCCGCTACCAGCAGATCCCCATGCGGATCTTCCCTCCGTTCGCGTTCCCGACCGAGCCGGCGGCGTTGCTCTATTTGATCAACCTCACCGGCGGCCTGATGGACGGCGACGCCCACCTGGTCGAGCTCACGGCGAGGGCCGGCGCGCGGGCGTTGGTCACGGGACAGTCGGCCTCGCGAATCCATCCGGCCCTGGACAGTTACTCGACCCAGCAATGGGCCGTCACGGTCGAGGACGACGCCTGCCTCGTCGTCATGCCGGGCCCGGCGATTCCCTTCCAGGGCTGCCGCTACTACCAGCGGGCCCGCGTCGAGCTCGCGCCGCGCGCCCGGCTGGTCTGGGGCGACGTCTGGCTCCCCGGCCGCTACGACCGCGGCGTGCTCTCCGAGCGGTTCCAGTTCGATCGGATCGTCCAGGATCTGGAAGTCCGTCGCGAGGGCCGCCTGATCTATCGCGACCGGTTCCGATGGGACGGCCCCTGGACCGATGAGGAAGCCCACTGGTACTTCGGCGGCAACCTGGCGACCGCCAACCTGATCATCGCCGGGCCGACGCCCGAAACCGACGCCCTGCCCGCGGCCGGACCGGGCCTGCTGCGCTCGGTCTTCCCGCTCGACGTCGACGTCACCTGCGTGCGATGGTGCGGCCCGCCGACGGCCGTGACGACCGACCTCGCGAACGTCGCGCTACGAGTCGCCGGCTATTGGACCGACGGCCCCGGCGGCCGTCCCTGGCTCGTCGAGTCGGGGGGCCTCGCGCCCAATCACTGGTTCTCGCCGCCAGCCGGCTGA
- a CDS encoding porin → MPDGDTRKTLIGRRRPTKLASLLAIVLIAGRVSLAQEAPTAPPLPASSVSADSELLKELRELRREVKEAKADVGRLQGELSTIRAYQSTPAPPVQHAPEPSSPGYDLQEGTGQGRPEGKGETTDEDAGVGDFPVPLTQSFHDAKRKTGAGDNFPLKGSYRYNGKGTGALGGGGYFHIGDENDEFTLNLTNQITIDGAFFDRQNMPTSFQGFFVPFARTFLYGNITKDWKYQIGTQGFAGQFNLLDMWMSYSFGDWLTLRAGKGLSPPLYEYYAFSPALEPVITNSPVFQFAGKRQLGVMATGNLFNKRMQYWSGIGNSGTSFFYDLNRNVEYNGAVTFKPFENSTTALNGLGGGVGGSVGEQHYSLQQSNVSFLNGAGEPTTNSAFINASGVPFFTYNSNVSANGLRSRIAPHIFWFGRFSFLAEYMNFSRQLTDGVTSGRSTQRAFYVNASYFLTGERDFSGSGFQAYSTVTPLRPFIPSRGEWGPGAWQIAAQYAMVNTGTGDFARGFADPTTSTNRLDSVMVGLNWWPNKYTRLSFDYLWNGLNNAIPLNGPAPIDTFSTVWMRFAMFF, encoded by the coding sequence ATGCCAGACGGAGATACCCGCAAAACCCTGATCGGCCGCCGCCGACCAACCAAGCTTGCGAGCCTGCTTGCCATCGTCCTGATTGCGGGCCGTGTGAGCCTCGCCCAAGAGGCCCCCACTGCGCCCCCACTGCCCGCATCGAGCGTCAGCGCCGACTCGGAGCTGCTCAAGGAGCTTCGAGAGCTTCGCCGCGAGGTGAAAGAGGCCAAGGCCGACGTCGGCCGGCTCCAGGGCGAACTGTCGACCATTCGGGCTTATCAGTCGACTCCCGCCCCTCCGGTCCAGCACGCGCCGGAACCATCGTCTCCGGGCTACGATCTTCAGGAAGGGACTGGCCAAGGGAGGCCCGAAGGCAAGGGCGAGACTACGGACGAAGACGCAGGCGTCGGGGACTTCCCCGTGCCGCTTACCCAATCGTTTCATGACGCTAAGAGGAAGACCGGAGCCGGAGACAACTTCCCGCTCAAAGGGAGCTATCGATACAACGGCAAGGGCACCGGCGCCCTTGGCGGCGGCGGCTATTTCCACATCGGCGACGAGAACGACGAGTTCACCCTCAACCTGACCAACCAGATCACCATCGACGGCGCGTTCTTCGACCGCCAGAACATGCCGACGTCGTTCCAGGGCTTTTTCGTGCCCTTCGCTCGTACGTTTCTGTACGGCAACATCACCAAGGACTGGAAATACCAGATCGGCACCCAGGGGTTCGCCGGTCAGTTCAACTTGCTCGATATGTGGATGTCGTACAGCTTCGGCGACTGGCTGACCCTCCGCGCGGGCAAGGGGCTGTCGCCGCCGCTTTATGAGTATTACGCGTTCTCACCCGCGCTCGAGCCCGTGATTACCAACTCGCCGGTGTTTCAGTTCGCCGGTAAGCGTCAACTGGGCGTTATGGCGACCGGCAACCTGTTCAACAAGCGGATGCAGTACTGGTCAGGGATCGGCAACTCAGGCACAAGCTTCTTTTACGACCTGAACCGGAACGTGGAGTACAACGGCGCCGTTACGTTCAAGCCGTTCGAGAACTCCACAACCGCCCTGAACGGGCTGGGCGGCGGCGTTGGCGGCTCGGTCGGCGAGCAGCACTACTCCCTCCAACAGAGCAACGTATCGTTCCTGAACGGTGCGGGGGAGCCGACCACGAACTCGGCCTTCATCAACGCATCGGGCGTGCCGTTCTTCACGTACAACAGTAACGTCAGCGCAAATGGCCTGCGGAGTCGGATCGCGCCGCACATCTTCTGGTTCGGCCGGTTCAGTTTCCTCGCCGAGTATATGAACTTCAGTCGTCAGCTCACCGACGGTGTGACCAGCGGCCGCTCGACCCAGCGGGCGTTCTACGTCAACGCCTCGTACTTCTTGACCGGAGAGCGCGACTTCAGCGGCAGCGGCTTCCAGGCTTACTCGACCGTCACCCCGCTCCGCCCGTTCATCCCCAGCCGCGGTGAATGGGGCCCCGGCGCCTGGCAGATCGCCGCGCAGTACGCAATGGTCAACACCGGCACCGGTGACTTCGCCCGCGGATTCGCCGACCCGACCACTTCGACAAACCGCCTCGACTCGGTCATGGTCGGCCTCAACTGGTGGCCCAATAAGTACACCCGACTCAGCTTCGACTACCTCTGGAACGGCCTCAACAATGCGATCCCGCTCAACGGCCCCGCGCCGATCGACACCTTCAGCACCGTCTGGATGCGGTTCGCGATGTTCTTCTGA
- a CDS encoding tetratricopeptide repeat protein, which yields MRSMTRIGIAAALLGGCVLPAATVRAEDWKTEHDAGWNAYKAGRLEEAETQLKAAETDARSFGESDPRLATTLDHLAWVFSAEGKNAEAKAFAKAALAIRKKIHGEAHADVADSLNTLAGVLDAEGSVAEAEPIYAEYLAVAEKLDGPEHPNVAAALDNLAAVDHVLGERDKAEALYKRALAIREKTAGAESIDLAATLHNLGVLYFDEKKFEVAEPLLDRALAIRKKALKPDHPDVAASLEVLGWLHAAEGKADAESLLKQALALYEADLGKDHPHAARCCSELSRVCKNLDEAEAHSKRAVGILEHAGDPGQLATALDDYAAVLRKIGHDEDAEKIEARAETLRESAKSPATPKN from the coding sequence ATGAGATCGATGACGAGAATCGGGATCGCGGCGGCCTTGCTCGGCGGCTGCGTCCTCCCGGCCGCGACGGTGCGGGCCGAGGACTGGAAGACCGAGCACGACGCCGGCTGGAACGCCTACAAGGCCGGCCGACTCGAGGAGGCCGAGACCCAACTCAAGGCGGCGGAAACCGACGCGCGATCGTTCGGCGAATCCGACCCCCGGCTCGCGACGACCCTCGACCACCTCGCCTGGGTGTTCTCCGCCGAGGGGAAGAACGCGGAGGCCAAGGCCTTCGCGAAGGCCGCCCTGGCGATTCGCAAGAAAATCCACGGCGAAGCGCACGCCGACGTCGCCGACAGCCTCAACACGCTCGCCGGCGTCCTCGACGCCGAAGGTTCGGTCGCCGAGGCCGAGCCGATCTACGCCGAGTATCTGGCCGTCGCCGAGAAACTCGACGGTCCCGAACACCCCAACGTCGCGGCCGCCCTCGACAACCTGGCGGCGGTCGACCATGTGCTGGGTGAACGCGATAAAGCCGAGGCCCTCTACAAGCGGGCCCTCGCCATCCGCGAGAAGACGGCCGGCGCCGAATCGATCGACCTCGCCGCCACCCTACACAACCTCGGCGTCCTCTATTTCGACGAGAAGAAGTTCGAAGTGGCTGAGCCGCTCCTGGACCGCGCGCTCGCGATCCGGAAGAAGGCCCTCAAGCCCGATCACCCGGACGTCGCGGCGAGCCTGGAAGTGCTCGGCTGGCTGCACGCCGCCGAAGGGAAGGCCGACGCTGAGTCACTGCTCAAGCAGGCCCTGGCGCTGTATGAGGCCGACCTAGGGAAGGATCATCCCCATGCCGCCCGCTGCTGCTCGGAGCTAAGCCGCGTCTGCAAGAATCTCGACGAGGCCGAAGCCCACTCCAAGCGGGCCGTCGGCATCCTCGAACACGCCGGCGACCCCGGCCAGCTTGCGACGGCCCTTGACGATTACGCCGCCGTGCTACGCAAGATCGGCCACGACGAAGACGCCGAGAAAATCGAAGCCCGCGCCGAAACCCTCCGCGAATCGGCCAAGAGCCCCGCGACGCCCAAGAACTGA
- a CDS encoding TetR/AcrR family transcriptional regulator, which yields MRYGAGRKEETRARILKAAGRVFRRHGYHASGVDKVMEEAGLTAGGFYAHFASKEALFAAMLAPTAADPPAARQPDRSDATDREWVEAFLESYLSASHRDKPEDGCPLPALVSEIARAGGPVKASFQEIVRGLAARIERSAGGSEDRALAIVALCVGGLGVARSVQDEALGERILSACRDLAERSLADTDDPPQPANRRKTKDVF from the coding sequence ATGCGATACGGGGCGGGCCGTAAGGAAGAGACGCGGGCGCGGATCTTGAAGGCCGCGGGAAGGGTTTTCCGACGCCACGGCTATCATGCGTCGGGCGTCGACAAGGTGATGGAGGAGGCGGGCCTGACGGCCGGCGGCTTCTACGCCCATTTCGCCTCCAAGGAGGCGCTCTTCGCGGCGATGCTCGCGCCCACCGCCGCCGACCCCCCCGCCGCGCGGCAGCCGGATCGCTCCGACGCGACGGACCGCGAATGGGTCGAGGCGTTCCTCGAAAGCTATCTGAGCGCGTCGCACCGCGACAAGCCCGAGGACGGCTGCCCGCTGCCAGCCCTGGTCTCCGAGATCGCGCGGGCGGGCGGGCCGGTGAAGGCGAGCTTCCAGGAAATCGTCCGCGGCCTGGCGGCCCGGATCGAGCGCAGCGCCGGCGGCTCGGAAGACCGCGCGCTGGCGATCGTCGCGCTGTGCGTCGGCGGGCTCGGCGTCGCCCGGTCGGTCCAGGACGAGGCGCTCGGTGAACGCATTCTGTCGGCCTGCCGCGACCTGGCCGAGCGCTCGCTCGCCGATACGGACGACCCGCCTCAGCCGGCGAACCGCCGGAAGACCAAGGACGTATTCTGA
- the fabF gene encoding beta-ketoacyl-ACP synthase II has product MERRVVVTGMGMITPVGGDVESSWRALCEGRGGIGPITLFDASTFPTRIAAEAGGFRLADYRSDWARWVDHSRTSQFALAAATIAVEHAGLNEARLDRERFGVYLGSGEGQQDFGRFVDLVNRTSRDGRVDTERFTSLGVRSLHPIREDDQEPGKPAGHLAAVFGAKGPNMTCQTACAASAQAIGEAAELIRRGHVDVMLAGGAHSMIHPLGVTGFILLTAMSTRNDEPARASRPFDRDRDGFVLGEGGGVMVLEELEHARARGATIHGEVVGYGSTADAFRLTDSHDEGRGAIAAMREALDDAGLNPEDVGYINAHGTSTPSNDSIETLAIKRVFGDAASRIPISSTKSMTGHLVSAGGAVEAIACLLVVRDGVIPPTINLENPGPECDLDYVPNQARERRVDAVLSNSFGFGGQNTSLVFRRFAG; this is encoded by the coding sequence ATGGAACGACGAGTCGTCGTGACCGGGATGGGGATGATCACCCCCGTGGGGGGGGACGTCGAGTCGTCGTGGCGGGCGTTGTGCGAGGGGAGGGGAGGGATCGGGCCGATCACGCTGTTCGACGCGTCGACGTTTCCCACGCGGATCGCGGCCGAGGCGGGGGGCTTCCGCCTGGCCGACTACCGTTCCGACTGGGCCCGGTGGGTCGACCACAGCCGGACGTCGCAGTTCGCGCTCGCGGCGGCGACGATCGCCGTGGAGCACGCGGGGTTGAACGAGGCCCGGCTGGATCGGGAGCGGTTCGGCGTCTATCTCGGCTCCGGCGAAGGCCAGCAGGATTTCGGTCGGTTCGTGGATCTGGTCAATCGGACCAGTCGCGACGGCCGGGTCGACACCGAGCGGTTCACGAGCCTGGGCGTTCGCTCGCTCCATCCGATCCGCGAGGACGATCAAGAGCCGGGGAAACCGGCGGGCCATCTCGCGGCGGTCTTCGGGGCCAAGGGGCCGAACATGACTTGCCAGACCGCCTGCGCCGCGAGCGCCCAGGCGATCGGCGAGGCGGCCGAGCTGATCCGCCGGGGACACGTCGACGTCATGCTCGCGGGGGGGGCGCACAGCATGATCCACCCGCTCGGCGTCACGGGATTCATCCTCCTGACGGCGATGTCGACGCGCAACGACGAGCCCGCCCGGGCAAGCCGGCCGTTCGATCGCGACCGCGACGGCTTCGTGCTCGGCGAAGGAGGGGGCGTGATGGTCCTTGAGGAGCTGGAGCACGCCAGGGCTCGCGGGGCGACCATCCACGGCGAGGTCGTCGGCTACGGCTCGACGGCCGACGCCTTCCGCCTGACCGACAGCCACGACGAGGGCCGAGGCGCCATCGCCGCCATGCGCGAAGCGCTCGACGACGCGGGGCTGAACCCCGAGGACGTCGGCTACATCAACGCCCACGGCACGAGCACGCCGTCGAACGATTCGATCGAGACCCTGGCGATCAAGCGGGTCTTCGGCGACGCGGCGTCGCGGATTCCGATATCAAGCACCAAGAGCATGACCGGCCATCTCGTGTCGGCCGGCGGGGCCGTCGAGGCGATCGCCTGCCTGCTGGTCGTCCGCGACGGCGTCATCCCGCCGACGATCAACCTGGAGAACCCCGGCCCCGAGTGCGACCTGGACTACGTGCCGAACCAGGCTCGCGAGCGGCGTGTGGACGCCGTGCTCTCGAACAGCTTCGGATTCGGCGGTCAGAATACGTCCTTGGTCTTCCGGCGGTTCGCCGGCTGA
- a CDS encoding carbon storage regulator, with amino-acid sequence MLVLSRKNGERIRIGETIVLTVLRIRGGNVRIGIEAPHNTHIKRDELLMLPPPPNDAGLG; translated from the coding sequence ATGCTCGTGCTGTCTCGCAAGAACGGAGAACGGATTCGGATCGGAGAAACCATCGTGCTGACCGTGCTCCGCATCCGGGGCGGCAATGTCCGGATCGGAATCGAGGCGCCTCACAACACCCACATCAAGCGAGACGAACTCCTGATGCTGCCGCCGCCCCCCAACGACGCCGGCCTCGGCTGA